One segment of Candidatus Cybelea sp. DNA contains the following:
- a CDS encoding choice-of-anchor tandem repeat GloVer-containing protein produces the protein MTASPSGKGSIAILYRFKGRPNAAFPAGALTYVDGRFFGATNGGGRSFCSLDTGCGTVYTISPSGKRERVLYQFSHNKNGEYKDGELPNGGLIDRNGTFYGTTAGGGRGLAGTMFSLSCHAGKCSETVLQSFNGSGIGSDPNGDLVDEGGTLYGTAALGGSEGYGTVFAASSSGQVNAIYSFKGGSDGERPEAGLTDVDGMLYGTTEGQPYGSGTVFKITTSGVETVLHQFGGTDGSGVPDGVQPFAKMIYVGGRLYGTTYWGGEHELGTVFSITPSGDERVVYSFAGGLDGKNPGAALISVNGEIYGTTATGGANGDGTIFKIDGSGHESVLYSFKGGTDGTAPDALFELNGSLYGTTHAGGNFSDCLDFEVACGTLFRMPL, from the coding sequence ATGACCGCGTCACCGAGCGGCAAAGGATCGATCGCAATCCTTTATCGCTTCAAGGGGCGCCCGAACGCCGCATTCCCTGCCGGCGCCCTGACGTATGTAGACGGCAGGTTCTTCGGTGCGACCAACGGAGGGGGCCGAAGCTTTTGCAGCTTGGACACGGGCTGCGGCACCGTTTATACAATAAGCCCGTCAGGAAAGCGCGAACGGGTCCTCTATCAGTTCTCGCATAACAAGAACGGTGAGTACAAAGACGGCGAGTTACCCAATGGCGGTCTGATCGATCGCAACGGTACGTTCTACGGCACAACTGCCGGCGGCGGTCGGGGACTGGCTGGTACGATGTTCAGCCTCTCCTGTCACGCGGGAAAATGTTCGGAAACCGTGCTCCAGAGCTTCAATGGATCCGGAATCGGCAGCGATCCGAATGGCGACCTTGTCGACGAAGGCGGCACGTTATACGGTACCGCGGCGCTCGGCGGAAGTGAGGGTTACGGGACCGTCTTCGCCGCTTCGTCATCCGGCCAGGTAAACGCCATCTACAGCTTCAAAGGCGGTTCCGACGGCGAACGTCCTGAGGCTGGACTCACCGACGTCGACGGGATGCTCTACGGCACGACGGAAGGCCAGCCGTACGGATCCGGTACCGTCTTCAAAATCACCACCTCGGGTGTTGAAACGGTACTGCACCAATTCGGCGGCACCGATGGAAGCGGTGTGCCCGATGGCGTGCAGCCGTTTGCCAAGATGATCTACGTCGGCGGCAGACTGTACGGCACGACCTACTGGGGCGGAGAACACGAGCTAGGTACGGTCTTTTCGATAACCCCGTCCGGGGATGAGCGCGTCGTTTACAGCTTCGCCGGCGGCCTCGACGGTAAGAATCCCGGCGCAGCGCTTATCAGTGTGAACGGCGAAATCTACGGCACAACTGCTACCGGCGGCGCAAACGGTGACGGCACGATCTTCAAGATCGACGGTTCTGGTCACGAGAGCGTCCTCTATAGCTTCAAGGGCGGCACCGACGGCACCGCGCCCGACGCGCTCTTTGAGCTGAACGGCTCCTTGTACGGAACGACGCACGCGGGGGGCAACTTCTCAGACTGCCTCGACTTTGAGGTAGCATGCGGAACGCTCTTCCGAATGCCGTTGTAG